The stretch of DNA AACACTTGGGAATGTTCTTTGAAACGGGCTTTGAATTCTATGCCGGCGATGGCGGCTATTACACCTACCTCGACATGGACGATGGCGGACTCAGCAATGACGAAATTGCCCTCCCCTTCTCCTTCGGCTTGGTCGTGAAGTTATAAGCTTACGCTGATTTAGCTATCTTTGGTGTATGCCAGAGAAATTTTCGAAATGGGTCGCTTGCTGGGGCAATGCGACCTCTATTACAGACCGCAAAGAAGCAACTTACGCAAAAGACTTGACGCTCCGTTACCCGATTCGCGCCTGCTTTTCGGGCAACAAGTTGCGGTTCCATTTTTCGAACTTGACTGGCACAGAACCTGTGACCATTAGCGAGGCATACGTCGCAAAGTCCGCACAATCCGCTTCAAGCGCCGCATACTCCCCGACCTCCATTACATTCGGCGGCCACACCTCCGCCGCAATCCCCGCAGGCGAAGAAATCTTGAGCGACGAGATCGCATTCGACGTGACTGCGGGCGAAACATTTGACGTAAGCCTGTACTTTGCAGACTTTACGCAGATGAATGCAGGCACGGCCATCACGGGCCCGCTTTCGGGCGGCAAGTACAGCTACGGCAACTTCGCAAAATCGGCAACGCTCCCCGACGACCTGACGCGCAAAACGAACTGGATATACTTCCTGAACACCATCGACATTTTTACCGAGGAAAAGAACTTTGCGCTGGTGTGTTTCGGCGATTCCATTACGGCGCAAGACTGGCCTGATTACCTGACACTCCGTTGCGCACGCGAAGGCTTTAACAACGTGGCGATCATTCGCCGCGCGGTGAGCGGCACTCGCATTTTGCGCGAATACAGTTGCATTACTTACGCGGCTTACGGCCTGAAAGGGGCCACGCGATTCCCGATTGAAATGAACGTGGCAGGGGCCCGCACGGTGATTGTGCAACACGGCATTAACGATATTATTCACCCGGTGGGTGTCGAGGTCAACAAGTTCCGCCCCTGGAGCGATATGCCCACGGCCGACGACCTGATTAACGGCGTGCGTTCACTCTACATTACGCATGCGCGCAAACTCGGTCTCAAGATTTACAGCGGCACGCTGCTGCCGATTTACGGTTGGCGCACCTACAACGAAAACCGCGACATTATTCGCATGGCGTTTAACCAGTGGCTGCGTACTGCCCCTGACTTTGACGGCTGCGTGGATTTTGACAAGGCGGTATGCGGTCACGACAACCCTAAAGCATTTGCAAACGGGTTCGATTCGGGCGACCATTTGCACCCCAGCGCCAAGGCGTACGAGGCCATGGCCGAATGCGTTCCTGAAAAATTGTTGAAATAATTTTGCCTATTTTCGGCGAATTTTGCGAAATAAGATTTTCGTAATGTAAGCTACATCACACTGTTTACGGGTGTAAAATTATTCGTTCCTTACAATATGGCATTCGCTAGGCAATAATTGTATCTTATAGGCATGAATACGAGAGAACTACAAATCGTCAAACAAATCGTGCTGTTGGTTGCCGTTGCTGTAACACTCGGTTTCATCTACGGCTAACCTGCCGCATTTCCTTATTGAACCCCTTTTTTAGAAT from uncultured Fibrobacter sp. encodes:
- a CDS encoding SGNH/GDSL hydrolase family protein; its protein translation is MPEKFSKWVACWGNATSITDRKEATYAKDLTLRYPIRACFSGNKLRFHFSNLTGTEPVTISEAYVAKSAQSASSAAYSPTSITFGGHTSAAIPAGEEILSDEIAFDVTAGETFDVSLYFADFTQMNAGTAITGPLSGGKYSYGNFAKSATLPDDLTRKTNWIYFLNTIDIFTEEKNFALVCFGDSITAQDWPDYLTLRCAREGFNNVAIIRRAVSGTRILREYSCITYAAYGLKGATRFPIEMNVAGARTVIVQHGINDIIHPVGVEVNKFRPWSDMPTADDLINGVRSLYITHARKLGLKIYSGTLLPIYGWRTYNENRDIIRMAFNQWLRTAPDFDGCVDFDKAVCGHDNPKAFANGFDSGDHLHPSAKAYEAMAECVPEKLLK